TACCTTAAGTTATAAACAGTCCATACAACATGGATTTCTTTTTGATGAAACATTCATTTATCATCAAGGATGTCTTGTACCGTTTATATATAACTTTGGAGGTTACAAGGTAACATCAACTATAGTAAAAACTTCAGTTCTTTACTTTATGACGGGACTATTAAAAGAGTTAATGGTATTACAAGATTGACTACCCATGTTCTGCCCTAGCAAAATTGAGCAACCGGTTCCTAGCAAGATTTAACAAGGAGTTCCTACTGCAAAATTCTCTTTAGATGGAAAGAAATAAATAACTTATTATTCTAGGATTTCGCAATTGCATAGAAGTTAATATCTTACTGTGTCATCACCCGAATGCTCTGCAGATGTCAGGAAAATTACTAAAGCCAGCATGGTAGCATACAACCCACTTAGTAATCACTAGGAGAGCTCCAATTTTTTTCAAAACCATCATAAGATATCGTCTTTTAACTAACTCGGTACACGAGCAATAGCAAGAAATTAACATAAAGTGGCAAATGAACTAAATGAGATATTAATCTTACAGCATTTCTTTTAAGTCTCCCCcggaaaaatagcagtgtagttCTCTTTGATGCAGATAAACATTTTGCTTCACATAGATCAACGTTGGCAACATAAGGAAGTATCAGGTCTTTCTCGAGATAAACTTGCCCAGGCTTGTACCTGAAGTTCAAAGTAGCCACCATAGTTGATGTTAGAGCTGGCAAGTGGCAATAATATTCAATTGTTGTAGAAATTAGCAGTGAAGATATTAACCAGTTCCCTGTTGAGTCCATATCTGGGAGCAACCAAATAGCTTTCTTCATAAACTTGCGGACAGACTTGAAAGACCAAGGATGATGAACTGGAAGTATGTGATCTCTTCCCTCAGATCTATTCCAAGCTGGTTGATCCATAACCCATTTCAAAGCTTCCTACATtaagaaaagtaataaaaatattGACTTGTGACAAAGAGAAGGCTACACAAAGTCTAGCATAACAAAGTCTTTAATCATGGCTCAGAATTCCAAGTTCTATTAAACAATAAATAGATACCAAAAAGTATCAAATTTAAGATATCTATTCAGGTGTTTAACCATAAGGATGTGCAAACTAGAAAACTGGCCAGTTAATCTTTTGAATTTGACTCATCATATTGACTTATGACAAAGAGAAGGCTACACAAAGTCTAGCATAACAAAGTCTTTAAACCTGGCTCAGAATTCCAAGATCTATTAAATAGATACCAAAAAGTATCAAAATTTAAGACATCTGTCAGGTGTTTAACCATAAGGATGTGCAAACTAGAAAACTGGCCAGTTAATCTTTTGAATTTGACTCATGATAGGCTATATCAAAAAAGTAAAGGCTCTAAGCTCTGCTTCTTCGACTAATTGTTCGCATCGGATCTCAGGTTCTCTATTGTACTCCCTAAAAGGGGTTCTTTTCACCTTATTTGTGTAGGTAGAAGTTCCAAGTATGGTAAATTGAAAAGGGGAAAGGGACAAACTTTTAAGAATGCAAATAAATACTAGTTTCCCCACTCAGAATTAACCAATAGTGGAATAATTTTACAAGTGCTTTCCAACAGGAgggttttctttcctttttcccccAATTCCGCAAAGGCGCAAACAGAGCAGCATGTCTGCTACTAAAATTTGTACCTTGTTGAGATGATAATGCTAATGTGCTTCATACAAGATAAAGAGTCCTAAGGTAATACAGAAGAAGGCAGCATCCGTGCAAGCAGCTTCAAAGGTATGTTAGAACCTCGGGGATAATAATGAATGTCGCCGTTTGTTACCAAAGAAATTGCTTCTTTACTCATTTCACAATATTATTGGATGCAAGTCCATTAGCAAACACGCTGTAAATGCCAAAACTAGGTTAAAGAGCTGAGAACCCCAATGCAGTAGAAGAATTAGTGTGCCTAAGAaacaagagggaagaagaaatATAGCTATGATTGCTATTAGAAAAGTGGGCCATAATGTTCCCAAAACACTTTCAAGATTGTGCTTCAGCCAAAACAAAAAAGTTTCAAACCACATGTAGTTTGAAGTAATAGTAATGGAGAGAATGATATCACAAGAAGCAAATTTCAGTgagaaaataattaattaaaaaacaaGTTGCTAAGCAAGAGAATGTCTTAGGGTTCGAACAGAGCTAGTAAAGAAACAATAAGAAATGAGGAAAAAATGCTGTAGACGAAATGCACTCACACCCTATAAAGAGCCTTGCATTGCTGCTTCTCCATCAAGAAGAAGCTAATGGTAGTGAAAAACGGAATGTAGAACAGATCAGCTTCCTCCTGCTTATGCACTCTAATTACATTCCTCAATAGCCTCTCTGATTCTGGTGCTATTAAGTCCGCCCATAACCAGTAATCAATTGAATgctacacaaaaaaaaaaatctctcatCATAATGAGCTAAACAAATGTAATTAGACGAATAAATGATACTTAAAAAGAACACTGCAAAATTACCTGTTCAATCAAGCGGTGAACAGGACTACCATTAGAGGTGAGATTCGAAGTCTCTCTATACGTGTTATGAAACAACCAGAGCAAATCATAAGTGAATTTCGATGGCATTTGGTATACATAAACTTTGAGAGGCGAAAAAGCAGGGTAAAACGGCTCATCATAAAGCCTTTGATTCTCATTTTTCCAAACGGAATCGTCCAGGTTCTTAGCATCCTCAACTGACGTTGTTCCTGAAACTGTATCGTCACCGGCCGTCGGGGATCGCGGAGATTTGGTTAGGAATTTCTCGAGTGAAGCTACAAAGGAGTAATCGATCTCGGAGTTAGGGTTTCGGGAGGAATAGTGGGACGGGGAAGAAGTGGAGAAGCTGGAGAAGATGTAGAAGAGAAGAGTGAGAGCGAGAAATGAGAGGAGGAAAAGTAGTGCCGGAGATCTGGGTTTGAAGGTTCCAGAAGCAGCACTGTAATGTCTTCCGGCCATTTAGATAATTGAATCGCTGCTCAACACCACAATGACAATCGTTCAATCGCTGATTCACACACCTTAGCTTGGAGTATATGTTAGAAAAATAGGAAATAGCAGACTGATTACAGAAAAATCTGCTCGTGTAAATTGCCAAACCCCTCTCGCTCCTCTTTTTCTGAGCTTTTGACCTTTTTATTTCACCTCAACTTTCACTGCATCCTTACAATATCCCACTTAACTGAAACATACCTTTAAGTTTTTCAAACTTAACCGATAACATCCTTCCGTTAACTTTTCCATCACTTTCTAACCGAGCTTTCTTTTTCTCATGTGCATTGCTTCTTCTTCATTTCCCCCTACCTCCCGATAATTTCCGGCAAGCTctttaaaaatagaaataattgACTAGTTAGTCGTCCGACATCTAACCAGCAACACACCTTCTCCAAAAATTTCTCCCTTTTATGTTTAAAACCTCACAGATTCAACACATATCACTAGATTCCTCGTATGCAAGGCTAGTCCATGTGATAgagagtaatttttttttttttttgcctttttgGGAGGAGGGGGAGCGGAGGGGGGAGGGAAGAAGAATCACCAGGAGTGAATGAAGGAGAACAGCAAGAACCTGCAGGAAAGATAATATGAGATTTGATCTCTAGTTCCAATACTCCAGGAGGTCCTTTGGTAcaaggtataagaaggtatagtgctgatataaaaattaaatatcacctttgtttacctcgaaaatacgagtaataattaaatttgattagtggTTTTAAAGACATGTGATTtggttcaataccaattaataatcaagaaatatgaagtagaaatgaacgACAGAattgaatcaaaccaatgttacttagCAGCAGTGACCTCGAGGTGGCTCAGGGCAGTAAgaacaattaaataataaaaataaagtaagaatAATGGAGCTAAAGGACAATGTTGGTAGAAAGTATATTCTTTTCACAGCGATGATAAGATgatcttacaaatgattggggtcccctttatataatagaggagccctaaataaggaatattcTTAGTACAATTGTCTAACCGCTTAGTACGGAGTCATACAATCATATTTTGTGATTTGCGCCATGACTTTGGGGACGTGGCAGAAATCTAACTTGTTCTGGTACAAATCCATAAAGTACTATTTCGAGGTCGAGAACACCTGACATCGGGTATGCATCATGCTTCGCCTTCGAACTCGGGTCTGGTCCCTCAAGCTCGAACTTGGTCTTACCCGGACTCGGACTTTGGACGACCTCTCAATTATCTAGATCGAAGGCATTCGATCTCAACCGTATACAACCTTAATACTTCGTTTGGTTAGCAAATCAGGCATAAGTTATTCCAGgattaaaattaacaccgggataacttataccttatagaaggtggggtaattaacaccggtataacttatacattcttcttacaaattatgcaattgtcatatttaatacaacataccaaacaatggataaaagACATTCCCATCATAACTTATACCAATATAACTTATCACGACATAAGCcgtattcaaaccaaacgacccctaagttaATATCTTTTCTGTTGTTTTATTAATGGGTTAGTTTCTTCAAAAAGAATATAAATCTCTTAGTGGAGTAAATTAGTTTTGGGTGACTATAAAATGTAAAGCATTTCACGAACAATTAATTTGGCAGTCTGCTGATGAAAATAAGAGTCGTTCTCTATAACCAGCCCAACTCTTTACAAATAATATCTGTGACGCATTTGTGATGCAAGAGTGCTTCAGATACAGAATTTCAAAAAAGTTTTCTACGGTGGAAAACATGAAGTGCACATGAGAAAAAGAAAGCTCCGTTATAAAGTGATGGAAAAGATAACGGAAGGTTCTTGGTTAAATTAGGAAAACCTAAGGGATGTTTTTGGTTAAGTGGGTTATTATAAGGATGTAGTGAAAGGTGAGGTGAAACAACAGGGATGAAAAAGGTCAaaaactctctttttcttttgtaaTTTCGGTTTACTTGATTAGTGGTCTCTCgtcactttttttttttcttaaacattGAAAAAGACTAATCGATTTCAGTAAGCTACATATGTTTCATAATTGTCTTGTTTGGCTTTCTAACGCATATTTACCATTTTCAATAATAGTCTTACAATGTTATATATATGTTTAGTGGCGGAGGCAcatatttattaaggtgattcaaaatattaaaaaataaacacataaataaGCTAAGTAAATTTAACATATGGAATAGTATATATATGGGGAAAAATTACCTAATTACACAGTGTAAGAGTGTCAATTGACACCCCATGAACAAAGGTGGTTGTGCCACTGTACATCTCCTCCACTTTGATAAGCTTAATAGCAAATAGGTAGTCTATTTTTTACTTTTAATTCTTTATATCTTATTTCTTATTTGTTAATTTTAGCCTTTTTTGAATGTTATATAATTCTTCTCGATAAAATTTTATCCGCACCGATTGCTATCACCATCTAATAGATACATAACATGCGTTTGTAAATAAATTGATCTCACTTAATCATGATTAATTAATACATATTTTCACCTATTCAactaaatacaaaaaaaaaaaaaaaaaaaaaaacttgctcTACCTCCTCCTCTTTCAATTCACTACGACATCAACACTAGTATTTGTGACAGGTAAGTTGAAGAAAGTTCATTTCTTAATTGAATGTACAAATTGAAAATAAAGTGTACTAGTTTTCTTGAGATGGCAGGAACAAAAAAAAAACGGATGGTGGGACAGGATAACGGATCGTCATATGAAGATTGAATTGTGTGAAAAGACTATTTAACCGCATGTTGTACAAACCTGAGTGACTTGAGATATTGAATCCAACACTACTTAGCAAATTTGTATTGGACCAACTAGGGATTGACATCGATTGATTAATTGAACATTACTAAGGATATGTTTATGTTAATTCTATGTCCTTAATAGGTGTTGATACTATCTAATATGTTGCCCCAAATCACGGAAGAGTGTCCCTATATTTGAAGTCTTACGGCAAAGATATATTTAAACATTTTCTCATAGTACAAGGATATATTTGGACATTTTCCACATTCTCCAATATATATCTTAATTCTCAAAGGGAAGTTCTAGAACAACTGAAATGGAGTCACTACTGACATGTCTCAAAGCACTGACACGAGATCAAGAACAAATATCATCCAATATCCATGAAAAACAAGCAGGGTATATCTTTTTCAAGCAGTTAAATCCCAAAGTTCAGACATTAAAACTATAAGTAATTCAGGTATATGTGGAGACCAAATCAACA
This sequence is a window from Nicotiana sylvestris chromosome 3, ASM39365v2, whole genome shotgun sequence. Protein-coding genes within it:
- the LOC104236032 gene encoding probable arabinosyltransferase ARAD1 — its product is MAGRHYSAASGTFKPRSPALLFLLSFLALTLLFYIFSSFSTSSPSHYSSRNPNSEIDYSFVASLEKFLTKSPRSPTAGDDTVSGTTSVEDAKNLDDSVWKNENQRLYDEPFYPAFSPLKVYVYQMPSKFTYDLLWLFHNTYRETSNLTSNGSPVHRLIEQHSIDYWLWADLIAPESERLLRNVIRVHKQEEADLFYIPFFTTISFFLMEKQQCKALYREALKWVMDQPAWNRSEGRDHILPVHHPWSFKSVRKFMKKAIWLLPDMDSTGNWYKPGQVYLEKDLILPYVANVDLCEAKCLSASKRTTLLFFRGRLKRNAGGKIRSKLVEELRGVDGVLIEEGTAGEGGKAAAQSGMRKSVFCLSPAGDTPSSARLFDAIVSGCIPVIVSDELELPFEGILDYRKIALFVSSSNALQPGWLLSFLKGVSAAQIKRMQMNLAKYARHFLYSHPAQPLGPEDLVWRMIAGKLVNIKLHTRRSQRVVKGSRSVCTCECRHPNVTSPGPLS